CGACCCGGCGTTGCTGCGGCCGGGCCGTTTCGACCGCCAGGTGATTGTGCCGATTCCGGATGTCAAGGGCCGGGAAATGATCCTTGGTATCTACGGGAGGCGGACCAAGCTGGCCGCGGACGTGGACCTGGCGGTTATCGCCCGCGGCTGTCCCGGTTTCACCGGCGCCGATCTGGAGAACATGGTGAACGAGGCCGCCCTGCTGGCGGCCCGCAGCAGCGCCGACCAGGTGACCATGAAGGACCTGGAACAGGCCAAGGACAAGGTGATGATGGGCGCGGAACGGCGCAGCATGATCATCAGCGACAAGGAAAAGGAGATCACCGCCTACCACGAGGCCGGTCACGCCCTGGTGGCCAGGCTGCTGCCCGGCACCGATCCGATCCACAAGGTGACCATTATCCCGCGCGGCAGTGCCCTGGGCCTGACCCAGCAACTGCCCATCGACGAGAAGCATACCTATCCCAAGGGGTATCTGATCAGCCGGATGTGCATCCTGCTGGGCGGCCGGGTGGCTGAAGATCTTGTTTTCGGCGAGATTACCACCGGCGCGGGCAACGACATTGAGCAGGCCACCAATCTGGCCCGCAAGATGGTCTGCGAGTGGGGGATGAGCGACATGGGACCGCTCTCTTTCGGTAAAAAGGAAGAACAGATCTTCCTCGGCCGGGAGATCGCCCAGCACCGCGATTACAGCGAGGACACCGCCATCCAGATCGACAAGGAGGTCAGGGACATGGTGTTCACGGCCCAGGAGACCGCGGAAAAACTGCTGTCCGGAAACATAGATCTGCTCAAGGCCATTGCCCGGGCCCTGCTGGATCAGGAAACCATTGTACTTGAGGATATCGAGGAGTTGATCAATGCCGGGTCCGGCCGCAAGGTGGATCCGGAACAACCGGCCAAGGAGCAGGAGGAGAAGCCGGTCGCCAAGGCCAGGGCCGCCAAGGCAGCGGTTGAGAAGCAGACCGCCGCGGCAGAGGCGGCGGCAGAGCCGCCGGCCGAAGAGCAGACCGTGGCCCAGGCCGGGACCAAGGCCGCCGGGCAGGGCGAGGATGACGATATCGCCGGGAACGGGGCCCCGGCGTAACAATGGCCGGATATGTCAACTCCGTCCGGTTGAAGGGACCGGGCCGGAGAGCGTAGCGCTTGAAGATGAAAAAAAGATGAATGCACTCCATCTCTCCGCCGCTGACCGGGTACGGGTGATGGGCGTCCTCAACGTGACGCCCGACTCCTTTTCCGACGGCGGCGGTTTTGTTTCCGAACCAGCCATTGTCGCCCGGGTGGAGGATATGCTCGGCGCCGGGGTGGATATCATCGATGTGGGCGGCGAATCTTCCCGGCCCTTTTCCGAGCCGGTTGCAGTGGAAGAAGAACTGGCCCGGGTCCTGCCGGCGATCCGTCTGATCCGCGCCCGTTCCTCCCTGCCGGTTTCCATTGATACCACCAAGGCCGAGGTGGCCCGCCAGGCCCTGGACCTGGGCGCTGACATGATCAACGATATCAGCGCCCTGCGTTTCGACCCGGAGATGGTCGCCCTGGCCGCAACCACCGATGTGCCGGTGATAATCATGCACATGCAGGGTACGCCCCGGGACATGCAGCTTGATCCCCATTATGAAGACGTGGTCGCCGAGATCAATGCTTTTTTTCAGGAGCGGCTTGACTGGGCCGCGGACCGGGGGGTGGCCCGGCAACGGTTCATCCTTGATCCGGGTATCGGCTTTGGCAAGACCCTGGACCATAACCTGACCATTCTCAAACACCTGGAGCAGTTCCAACAGCTGGGCCTGCCGCTTCTGGTCGGCCATTCCCGCAAGGCATTTATCGGTACGGTCCTGGGCATTGAGGATGCGGCTGACCGCGATGTCGCCACCGCGGCGGTATCCGCCCTGTGCGTTGCCCAGGGGGTTGCCGTTCTTCGGGTCCACGACGTGGGCAAGACGGTTCAGGCGGTACGCATGGCCCGGGCGATAAGTATGGCCCAATAAGAAACCTCCCGAATTACGGGAGGTTTCTTATTGGGCCGTTTGAACGGTTGAACGTTTGAACGGTTCTTTCAATGCGGGCTGGTCGCCTTTTTCAGCGGTACCGTGTACTCCAGGGTTTCGTCCGGCAGCAGGGCGTGGGTTCGTCTGACCCGGACCCGGACCGACTCGCTGTCCTCCTTGTAGAGCATGATGATCTTCACGTCCTCAACAGCGGTCACCGGTTCATCGTCAATGGCGATGATGAGGTCGTTTTTTCTGATTCCTGTTTTTCCGGCCTGGCCA
This DNA window, taken from Desulfobacterales bacterium, encodes the following:
- the ftsH gene encoding ATP-dependent zinc metalloprotease FtsH — its product is MWLVIGLTVILLFNLFNKPQLQHVQISYSDFISNVKSGAINQVVIEGDKITGALKDGQSFRTVTPPDSELIPLLRESNVDISVKEKEDTPWYVTILVSWFPMLLLIGVWIFFMRQMQMGGGGRGALSFGKTRAKRLEAGHAKVTFKDVAGIEEAKEELSEIIDFLKDPQKFTRLGGRIPKGVLLAGAPGTGKTLLAKAIAGEAEVPFFTISGSDFVEMFVGVGASRVRDLFIQGKKNAPCIIFIDEIDAVGRHRGAGLGGGHDEREQTLNQLLVEMDGFESSEGVIIVAATNRPDVLDPALLRPGRFDRQVIVPIPDVKGREMILGIYGRRTKLAADVDLAVIARGCPGFTGADLENMVNEAALLAARSSADQVTMKDLEQAKDKVMMGAERRSMIISDKEKEITAYHEAGHALVARLLPGTDPIHKVTIIPRGSALGLTQQLPIDEKHTYPKGYLISRMCILLGGRVAEDLVFGEITTGAGNDIEQATNLARKMVCEWGMSDMGPLSFGKKEEQIFLGREIAQHRDYSEDTAIQIDKEVRDMVFTAQETAEKLLSGNIDLLKAIARALLDQETIVLEDIEELINAGSGRKVDPEQPAKEQEEKPVAKARAAKAAVEKQTAAAEAAAEPPAEEQTVAQAGTKAAGQGEDDDIAGNGAPA
- the folP gene encoding dihydropteroate synthase, producing MNALHLSAADRVRVMGVLNVTPDSFSDGGGFVSEPAIVARVEDMLGAGVDIIDVGGESSRPFSEPVAVEEELARVLPAIRLIRARSSLPVSIDTTKAEVARQALDLGADMINDISALRFDPEMVALAATTDVPVIIMHMQGTPRDMQLDPHYEDVVAEINAFFQERLDWAADRGVARQRFILDPGIGFGKTLDHNLTILKHLEQFQQLGLPLLVGHSRKAFIGTVLGIEDAADRDVATAAVSALCVAQGVAVLRVHDVGKTVQAVRMARAISMAQ